A single Desulfovibrio piger DNA region contains:
- a CDS encoding tRNA(5-methylaminomethyl-2-thiouridylate) methyltransferase, which translates to MMNTPSDFQTPAAPGMVDADQRPVDVVVLFSGGLDSILAAKVLEEQGLRVCCLHCHSPFFGDPGAVERWSRLYGLDIRTLDVSDDFCAMLRARPAHGFGKVMNPCVDCKILLLRHARLYMESIGARLLATGEVLGQRPMSQRRDVLNAIRRDAGVQDILLRPLSALHLSPTPAEEEGFVDRSRLLGISGRGRKDQLELAQKYRLPEIPTPGGGCRLADKENARRYWPVLSRWPEPDTRAFRLSNLGRQFWARQDGRDYWLAIGRTSADNQALHTVLGKDDAKIHLADIPGPLAVACGGRTWPEEMLRAAAALMASYSGKAVRLGAPVGVRASWLGGAWQGEVLPSREGIWQEPAWEPAREELRAEQKARLHGIPPQGDEAGE; encoded by the coding sequence ATGATGAACACTCCCTCCGATTTCCAGACCCCCGCCGCGCCCGGCATGGTCGATGCTGACCAGCGGCCGGTGGATGTGGTCGTGCTGTTTTCCGGCGGCCTGGACAGCATCCTGGCGGCCAAGGTCCTGGAGGAACAGGGCCTGCGGGTCTGCTGCCTGCACTGCCATTCCCCCTTCTTCGGTGATCCCGGCGCCGTGGAGCGCTGGAGCCGCCTGTACGGACTGGACATCCGCACCCTGGACGTCAGCGACGATTTCTGCGCCATGCTGCGCGCCCGTCCGGCCCACGGCTTCGGCAAGGTCATGAACCCCTGCGTGGACTGCAAGATCCTGCTCCTGCGCCATGCCCGCCTCTACATGGAGAGCATCGGCGCGCGCCTGCTGGCCACGGGCGAGGTCCTGGGGCAGCGCCCCATGTCGCAGCGCCGGGACGTGCTTAATGCCATCCGTCGTGATGCCGGGGTGCAGGACATCCTGCTGCGGCCCCTGAGCGCCCTGCATCTGTCGCCCACTCCCGCCGAGGAGGAAGGCTTCGTGGACCGTTCCCGCCTGCTGGGCATCAGCGGGCGCGGCCGCAAGGACCAGCTGGAGCTGGCCCAAAAGTACCGCCTGCCCGAGATCCCCACCCCCGGCGGCGGCTGCCGCCTGGCGGACAAGGAGAACGCCCGCCGCTACTGGCCCGTGCTCTCCCGCTGGCCCGAGCCCGACACGCGGGCCTTCAGGCTCTCCAATCTGGGGCGGCAGTTCTGGGCGCGGCAGGACGGCCGGGACTACTGGCTGGCCATCGGCCGCACCAGCGCCGACAACCAGGCCCTGCACACGGTGCTGGGCAAGGACGACGCCAAGATCCACCTGGCCGACATCCCCGGCCCGCTGGCCGTGGCCTGTGGGGGCCGTACCTGGCCGGAAGAGATGCTGCGCGCGGCGGCCGCCCTGATGGCCTCCTATTCCGGCAAGGCCGTGCGCCTGGGGGCTCCCGTGGGCGTGCGGGCCAGCTGGCTGGGCGGCGCCTGGCAGGGCGAGGTGCTGCCCTCCCGCGAGGGCATCTGGCAGGAACCGGCCTGGGAACCGGCGCGCGAGGAACTGCGTGCCGAGCAGAAAGCGCGCCTGCACGGCATCCCGCCGCAGGGGGACGAGGCGGGAGAATAG
- a CDS encoding zinc-dependent alcohol dehydrogenase, whose amino-acid sequence MAQEMMRAAVLSGPRRIELKDVPVPPVTPGTLKIRVSTCGVCGSDIHMWQAGRGWSPTPLEDFHMGHEFCGVVVDSGDTDFRIGERVTFWANLYCGKCDMCRSGQEHLCREVNGARYTGFVCNGGYAEYFVGRAMNAYRLPDGVSDVAAALIDPLMVAYHAVRRSGLRLHDRVLVVGSGIIAQLIGGLAKRAGASLLAMSRIDDRQLARAREIGDFDLYFDGTAPDRAQLMREASHGGFDVVFEAVGSADALSTCLDGVRPGGEVVLIGNSVTPTIPFSLNSVVLHELRLTGSVSCTRREFAEAIDLIDSGLINPERYVTAVLPLDHLQAAFEAQVSPKGNVLKTVVQP is encoded by the coding sequence ATGGCACAGGAAATGATGCGGGCCGCCGTACTGAGCGGGCCGCGACGCATTGAGCTGAAGGACGTCCCCGTTCCGCCGGTGACACCCGGTACGTTGAAAATACGGGTCAGCACCTGCGGCGTCTGTGGCAGCGACATCCACATGTGGCAGGCGGGCAGGGGCTGGAGCCCCACACCACTGGAGGACTTCCATATGGGCCACGAGTTCTGCGGCGTCGTGGTGGACAGCGGCGACACGGACTTCCGTATCGGCGAACGCGTGACTTTCTGGGCCAACCTCTACTGCGGCAAGTGCGATATGTGCCGCAGCGGGCAGGAGCATCTCTGCCGGGAAGTCAACGGCGCCAGGTACACGGGCTTCGTCTGTAACGGCGGCTATGCGGAATATTTCGTGGGCAGAGCCATGAATGCATATCGTCTTCCCGACGGGGTTTCGGATGTGGCCGCTGCGCTCATCGATCCCCTGATGGTGGCCTATCACGCTGTCCGGCGCTCAGGACTGCGTCTGCACGACCGGGTACTGGTGGTGGGGAGCGGCATCATAGCCCAGCTCATCGGCGGACTGGCCAAACGAGCCGGGGCCTCTCTGCTGGCCATGTCCCGCATTGACGACCGCCAGCTGGCCAGAGCACGTGAGATAGGGGACTTCGATCTCTATTTCGATGGCACGGCCCCGGACAGGGCGCAACTCATGCGGGAGGCCTCTCATGGCGGCTTCGACGTGGTCTTCGAGGCCGTGGGCTCGGCGGATGCCCTGTCCACCTGTCTGGATGGTGTCCGCCCCGGTGGTGAAGTGGTCCTGATAGGCAATTCCGTAACGCCCACCATCCCTTTTTCCCTGAACAGCGTCGTGCTGCATGAACTACGGCTTACCGGCAGCGTCTCCTGCACGCGGCGGGAATTCGCCGAAGCCATCGATCTCATCGACTCGGGCCTTATCAATCCCGAACGGTATGTTACCGCTGTCCTGCCCCTGGATCATCTCCAGGCTGCCTTCGAGGCCCAGGTATCGCCCAAAGGGAACGTTCTGAAAACTGTCGTCCAGCCTTAA
- the recA gene encoding recombinase RecA: MAKKPALSPEEARAEALGTALATIERKYGKGAVMKLSDEAHVNIPVIPTGSIGLDLALGVGGIPRGRITEIFGPESSGKTTLTLHIIAECQKMGGTCAFVDAEHALDVNYARHLGVNTDELLISQPDYGEQALDIADMLVRSGAVDLVVVDSVAALIPQAELEGDMGESQVGGHARLMSHAMRRLTGTIHKSRTSVIFINQIRMKIGVTGYGSPETTTGGNALKFYSSVRMDIRRIQTLKDKEESFGSRTRVKVVKNKVAPPFRSATFDILYGQGISRSGELIDLGLEAKIIEQSGSWFAFGSEKLGQGREKVRALLDEDPELRRQIEAKVTEFLGMHPQEFTPGEEDLDDGSAAMSDLD; the protein is encoded by the coding sequence ATGGCCAAAAAACCGGCCCTTTCTCCTGAAGAAGCCCGCGCCGAAGCCCTGGGCACCGCACTTGCCACCATCGAACGCAAGTACGGCAAAGGCGCGGTCATGAAGCTTTCCGACGAAGCCCATGTCAACATCCCCGTCATCCCCACGGGTTCCATCGGCCTCGACCTGGCCCTGGGCGTGGGCGGCATCCCGCGCGGCCGCATCACGGAGATCTTCGGCCCCGAATCTTCGGGCAAGACCACCCTCACCCTGCACATCATCGCCGAATGCCAGAAAATGGGCGGCACCTGTGCCTTCGTGGACGCCGAACACGCCCTGGACGTGAACTACGCCCGGCATCTGGGCGTCAACACCGACGAGCTGCTCATCTCCCAGCCCGACTACGGCGAGCAGGCCCTGGACATCGCCGACATGCTGGTGCGCTCCGGCGCCGTGGACCTGGTGGTGGTGGACTCCGTGGCCGCCCTCATCCCGCAGGCCGAACTGGAAGGCGACATGGGCGAGAGCCAGGTGGGCGGTCATGCCCGCCTCATGTCCCACGCCATGCGCCGCCTTACCGGCACCATCCACAAGTCGCGCACGTCCGTCATCTTCATCAACCAGATCCGCATGAAGATCGGCGTCACCGGCTACGGCAGCCCCGAGACCACCACCGGCGGCAACGCCCTCAAGTTCTACTCCTCGGTGCGCATGGACATCCGCCGCATCCAGACCCTCAAGGACAAGGAAGAGTCCTTCGGTTCCCGTACCCGCGTGAAGGTGGTCAAGAACAAGGTGGCCCCGCCGTTCCGCAGCGCCACGTTCGACATCCTCTACGGTCAGGGCATCTCCCGCTCGGGCGAGCTCATCGACCTGGGCCTGGAGGCCAAGATCATCGAGCAGAGCGGCTCATGGTTCGCCTTCGGCTCCGAAAAGCTGGGCCAGGGCCGCGAAAAGGTCCGCGCCCTGCTGGACGAGGATCCCGAACTGCGCCGCCAGATCGAAGCCAAGGTGACGGAATTCCTGGGCATGCATCCGCAGGAGTTCACCCCCGGCGAAGAGGATCTGGACGACGGCAGCGCCGCCATGTCCGATCTGGACTAG
- a CDS encoding aldo/keto reductase codes for MKDSSPHYVAGRRDILRGAALLAAAPLLAGGLPDMARADGKQKAMPGKNDALDLPLMTHLRTLGTGKAAMTISALGFGVMGATYNRGIAPDKKSLIRLLHQAVEHGITLFDTAQVYGPLTNEKLVGEALSPYKGRIAISTKFGHRIIDGVYQDGQLDSTPATIRRVAEESLKRLRVEAIDLFYQHRFDPAVPIEDVAGTVGDLIREGKVKHFGLCEVGPGTIRRAHAVQPVTAVQSEYHLMWREPERSIFPVLVELGIGFVPYSPLNRGFLGGDMTGYTRFDSGNDNRASLPRFTPEALRHNLQIVERLHRFGRPRGITGAQAALGWLLHKADWIVPIPGTTKLSHLEENIRAASLAVSPEEWQELEAAIAAVEIMGDRYPADQQKQVQSS; via the coding sequence ATGAAAGACAGCTCTCCCCACTATGTAGCAGGACGCCGCGATATCCTGCGGGGTGCGGCCCTGCTGGCGGCCGCGCCCCTGCTGGCGGGCGGCCTGCCGGATATGGCCCGGGCGGACGGCAAGCAGAAGGCGATGCCCGGCAAGAACGATGCCCTTGACCTGCCCCTTATGACACATCTGCGTACCCTGGGTACCGGCAAGGCCGCCATGACCATCTCGGCCCTGGGTTTTGGCGTCATGGGCGCCACATACAATCGCGGCATTGCCCCGGACAAAAAATCCCTCATCCGCCTACTGCACCAGGCCGTGGAGCACGGTATCACCCTGTTCGACACGGCCCAGGTATACGGCCCCTTGACCAATGAAAAACTGGTCGGAGAGGCGCTCTCCCCCTACAAAGGCCGGATAGCCATCAGCACCAAGTTCGGACACCGCATCATCGACGGCGTCTATCAAGACGGACAGCTGGACAGCACTCCGGCCACCATCCGCCGCGTGGCCGAAGAATCCCTCAAGCGCCTGCGTGTGGAGGCCATCGATCTCTTCTATCAGCACAGATTCGACCCCGCCGTACCTATTGAGGATGTGGCCGGTACCGTGGGCGACCTCATCCGTGAAGGCAAGGTCAAACACTTCGGCCTCTGTGAAGTGGGTCCGGGAACCATCCGCCGTGCCCATGCCGTGCAGCCCGTCACGGCCGTGCAGAGCGAGTACCATCTCATGTGGCGGGAGCCGGAGCGGTCCATCTTCCCTGTTCTGGTGGAGCTGGGCATCGGCTTCGTACCCTACAGTCCGCTCAACCGCGGTTTTCTGGGCGGCGACATGACGGGATACACACGCTTCGACTCCGGCAACGACAACCGCGCCAGCCTGCCCCGCTTCACGCCCGAAGCCCTGCGCCACAATCTGCAGATCGTGGAACGGCTCCACCGCTTCGGCCGTCCGCGTGGCATTACCGGTGCCCAGGCCGCCCTCGGCTGGCTGCTGCACAAGGCCGACTGGATCGTGCCTATCCCCGGCACAACAAAGCTCTCGCATCTGGAAGAAAACATCCGGGCGGCCTCGCTGGCGGTGTCCCCAGAGGAATGGCAGGAACTGGAAGCCGCCATCGCCGCCGTGGAGATCATGGGGGACCGTTACCCGGCGGACCAGCAAAAGCAGGTCCAAAGCAGCTAG
- a CDS encoding NFACT RNA binding domain-containing protein, producing the protein MDAHLFFRFCEELAPRIIGGWLEKVQEPAPGLLAFNINLPARGQTRAQTGGSRKCQLCLRAARKEPFLFLSRSRLAAGRAPSAPVMRLRKYLAGHRILATVCCFSRRQLWLLVGGEAAAEEALRRRMPLWSPAEGEEDGLSPESGTPPDRADMPPESGDAAAREPLATWLLLDLREGASVRFLPVSRSPQEESLRWPEPGELEEALAHWRDWPVLTPALRRALPLYDGLDRQALLEDLRLGGGDVFYYTPPDGEAEEKAGNDSPSCRIAAWPLPDALARGWHEEQGEDILGLVEKAGQKLVLEKAARDAAGAAALPLSRRLRKLEQLLAKLDEEERRLLGMCAAREDGLLLQAWLWRWPADFRAPELVLPPPEEGDGDTPRRTVKLDMRRSVRDNMERLFHTARRGRRGLEHLAERRAVLRAELATVQAARQEALLGGIGPAAGEAGRPDRNTVALGALRGAALPRNVQLFVSDDGFALLRGRDARGNIAARKLAAAHDIWLHADGGPGSHVIIRRAHAGQEVPERTLDQAGALAACKSWQKDAARARILYAEVRHIRSMRGAGTGTVRMDKILYSREVPVDAGLETRLLPEQDALRR; encoded by the coding sequence ATGGACGCCCATCTTTTTTTCCGTTTCTGCGAGGAACTCGCACCGCGCATCATCGGCGGCTGGCTGGAAAAAGTGCAGGAACCGGCCCCCGGCCTGCTGGCTTTCAACATCAATCTGCCCGCGCGCGGCCAGACCCGTGCCCAGACGGGCGGCAGCCGCAAGTGCCAGCTTTGCCTGCGCGCCGCCCGCAAGGAACCCTTCCTCTTCCTTTCCCGCAGCCGCCTGGCCGCCGGACGGGCCCCGTCGGCCCCGGTCATGCGCCTGCGCAAATATCTGGCCGGGCACCGCATCCTGGCCACGGTCTGCTGTTTCAGCCGTCGCCAGCTCTGGCTGCTGGTGGGCGGGGAGGCCGCGGCCGAGGAGGCCCTGCGCCGCCGGATGCCGCTCTGGAGCCCGGCGGAAGGCGAGGAGGACGGCCTTTCCCCCGAGAGCGGGACGCCGCCGGACAGGGCGGACATGCCGCCGGAAAGCGGCGATGCCGCGGCACGGGAGCCCCTGGCCACCTGGCTGCTGCTGGACTTGCGCGAAGGGGCCTCGGTGCGCTTTTTGCCCGTGAGCCGCAGCCCGCAGGAAGAGTCCCTGCGCTGGCCGGAGCCCGGCGAGCTGGAAGAGGCCCTGGCGCACTGGCGGGACTGGCCGGTGCTGACCCCGGCCCTGCGCCGTGCCCTGCCCCTGTATGACGGGCTGGACCGGCAGGCCCTGCTGGAAGACCTGCGCCTGGGCGGCGGGGACGTGTTCTACTACACGCCGCCGGACGGAGAGGCGGAGGAGAAGGCCGGGAACGACAGCCCCTCCTGCCGCATCGCGGCCTGGCCCCTGCCGGATGCCCTGGCCCGGGGCTGGCATGAGGAGCAGGGGGAAGACATCCTCGGCCTGGTGGAGAAGGCCGGGCAGAAGCTGGTGCTGGAGAAGGCCGCGCGCGATGCCGCCGGGGCCGCGGCCCTGCCCCTGTCGCGCCGTCTGCGCAAGCTGGAACAGCTGCTGGCCAAGCTGGACGAGGAGGAGCGGCGCCTGCTGGGCATGTGCGCCGCCCGCGAGGACGGCCTGCTGCTGCAGGCCTGGCTGTGGCGCTGGCCTGCGGATTTCCGTGCCCCGGAGCTGGTGCTGCCGCCGCCGGAGGAAGGGGACGGGGACACGCCGCGCAGGACCGTGAAACTGGATATGCGGCGCAGCGTGCGGGACAATATGGAACGCCTGTTCCATACGGCCCGGCGCGGGCGGCGCGGCCTTGAACATCTGGCGGAACGGCGCGCGGTGCTGCGGGCCGAGCTGGCCACCGTGCAGGCGGCCCGGCAGGAAGCCCTGCTGGGCGGCATCGGGCCTGCCGCCGGAGAGGCCGGGCGGCCCGACAGGAACACCGTGGCGCTGGGGGCCCTGCGCGGTGCGGCCCTGCCGCGCAACGTGCAGCTCTTCGTCAGTGACGACGGCTTCGCCCTGCTGCGCGGCCGTGACGCCAGGGGCAATATCGCCGCCCGCAAGCTGGCCGCGGCCCACGACATCTGGCTGCATGCCGACGGCGGTCCCGGCTCGCACGTCATCATCCGCCGGGCCCATGCCGGGCAGGAAGTGCCGGAACGCACCCTGGACCAGGCCGGGGCGCTGGCGGCCTGCAAGAGCTGGCAGAAGGACGCGGCCCGGGCGCGCATCCTTTACGCCGAGGTGCGCCACATCCGCAGCATGCGCGGCGCGGGCACGGGCACCGTGCGCATGGACAAGATCCTCTACAGCCGCGAGGTGCCGGTGGATGCCGGCCTGGAGACCCGTTTGCTGCCGGAACAGGATGCTTTGCGCCGCTGA
- the alaS gene encoding alanine--tRNA ligase — protein MLTAKEIRRRYLEFFARNGHDILPSGPLIPPNDPTLLFTNAGMVQFKKFFLGEEVRDVPRVTTSQKCLRVSGKHNDLENVGRTARHHTFFEMLGNFSFGDYFKREAITWAWKFVTEELELPKDRLWVTVFREDDEAAAIWQEVAGLPAERIVRMGEKDNFWTMGDTGPCGPCSEIYIDQGEDMACGPDCGIGKCDCDRFLEIWNLVFTQFDQHADGTRDRLARPNIDTGMGLERIAAVCQGKRSNFDCDLFQDIIQYAAELAGVKYSFSAPDTNDVDTALRVIADHARAAAFLIADGTLPSNESRGYVLRRLIRRALRFATLMGVHEPFLYKVARKVTEIMGEDYPELTEHADFIARAVHEEEQRFSLTLGKGLALLEDQLAELEKAGDKVIPGEFCFKLSDTYGFPLDIITDVSEKRGFSVDVAGFEAHMAEQRRRARESQKKSGLLGQDGSGSSLFQQLADDGLQSVFTGYGGLSGQGRIVALLDESGLSVEELPAGQKGYVVTNQTPFYGESGGQAGDTGRMEGPDGAARVLDTQKPAPTLIVHTIEVEQGLLRIDQEVALSVEEDARMATARNHSCTHLLHAALRSVLGTHVKQAGSLVNSQRLRFDFSHIAALTPEELAAVERRVNRAIMADYPVCTREMKHDEAVASGAMALFNEKYGDTVRVVSMGDDAHTESVELCGGTHLGHTGQAGSFLIVSESGVAAGVRRIEAVTGWNAYDLAVAQRAELHDLSALLKAKPGQLAERVQALHSDVKKLRKASEKAAASPATGADLVQKATKVNGVKLLTAKLDGVPVKALRDIMDDVRSRIPSGVACLATVEGEKVGLLLYVSKDLHGRFTAPALIKDVAAPCGGSGGGRPDLAQAGGTRADGVEAAFGVLRARIAG, from the coding sequence ATGCTCACCGCCAAAGAGATTCGTCGCCGTTATCTGGAATTCTTCGCCCGCAACGGGCATGACATCCTGCCCTCCGGGCCCCTGATCCCGCCCAACGACCCCACCCTGCTCTTCACCAACGCGGGCATGGTGCAGTTCAAGAAGTTCTTCCTGGGCGAAGAAGTGCGCGACGTGCCGCGCGTGACCACCTCGCAGAAGTGCCTGCGCGTGTCCGGCAAGCACAACGACCTCGAGAACGTGGGCCGCACCGCGCGCCATCACACCTTCTTCGAGATGCTGGGCAACTTCTCCTTTGGCGACTACTTCAAGCGCGAGGCCATCACCTGGGCCTGGAAGTTCGTGACCGAAGAGCTGGAACTGCCCAAGGACCGCCTGTGGGTGACCGTCTTCCGCGAGGACGACGAGGCCGCCGCCATCTGGCAGGAAGTGGCCGGCCTGCCCGCCGAACGCATCGTGCGCATGGGCGAGAAGGACAACTTCTGGACCATGGGCGACACCGGCCCCTGCGGTCCCTGTTCCGAGATCTACATCGACCAGGGCGAAGACATGGCCTGCGGCCCGGACTGCGGCATCGGCAAATGCGACTGCGACCGCTTCCTGGAGATCTGGAACCTGGTCTTCACCCAGTTCGACCAGCACGCCGACGGCACCCGCGACCGCCTGGCCCGTCCCAACATCGATACCGGCATGGGCCTGGAACGCATCGCCGCCGTCTGCCAGGGCAAGCGCTCCAACTTCGACTGCGACCTGTTCCAGGACATCATCCAGTACGCCGCCGAACTGGCCGGCGTGAAGTACAGCTTCAGCGCGCCCGACACCAACGACGTGGACACGGCCCTGCGCGTCATCGCCGACCACGCCCGCGCCGCCGCCTTCCTCATCGCCGACGGCACCCTGCCCTCCAACGAGAGCCGCGGCTACGTGCTGCGCCGCCTCATCCGCCGCGCCCTGCGCTTCGCCACGCTCATGGGCGTGCACGAGCCCTTCCTGTACAAGGTGGCCCGCAAGGTCACCGAGATCATGGGCGAGGATTACCCCGAACTGACCGAACACGCCGATTTCATCGCCCGCGCCGTGCATGAGGAAGAACAGCGCTTCTCCCTCACCCTGGGCAAGGGCCTGGCCCTGCTGGAAGACCAGCTGGCCGAACTGGAAAAGGCCGGCGACAAGGTCATCCCCGGCGAGTTCTGCTTCAAGCTGTCCGACACCTACGGCTTCCCGCTGGACATCATCACCGACGTGTCCGAAAAGCGCGGCTTCAGCGTGGACGTGGCCGGTTTCGAGGCCCACATGGCCGAACAGCGCCGCCGCGCCCGCGAGAGCCAGAAGAAGTCCGGCCTGCTGGGCCAGGACGGCAGCGGCTCCTCGCTGTTCCAGCAGCTGGCCGACGACGGCCTGCAGAGCGTCTTCACCGGCTACGGCGGCCTGAGCGGCCAGGGCCGCATCGTGGCCCTGCTGGACGAGAGCGGCCTGAGCGTGGAAGAACTGCCCGCCGGCCAGAAGGGCTATGTGGTCACCAACCAGACCCCCTTCTACGGCGAATCCGGCGGCCAGGCCGGTGATACCGGCCGCATGGAAGGCCCCGACGGCGCCGCCCGCGTGCTGGATACCCAGAAGCCCGCGCCCACCCTCATCGTCCACACCATCGAAGTGGAACAGGGCCTGCTGCGCATCGACCAGGAAGTGGCCCTGAGCGTGGAAGAAGACGCCCGCATGGCCACGGCCCGCAACCACAGCTGCACCCACCTGCTGCACGCCGCCCTGCGCTCCGTGCTGGGCACCCATGTGAAGCAGGCCGGTTCGCTGGTCAACAGCCAGCGCCTGCGCTTCGACTTCTCCCACATCGCGGCCCTGACCCCCGAGGAACTGGCCGCCGTGGAACGCCGGGTCAACCGCGCCATCATGGCCGACTACCCCGTCTGCACCAGGGAAATGAAGCATGACGAGGCCGTGGCCAGCGGCGCCATGGCCCTGTTCAACGAAAAATACGGCGACACCGTGCGCGTGGTCAGCATGGGCGACGACGCCCATACCGAATCCGTGGAACTGTGCGGCGGCACCCACCTGGGCCACACCGGCCAGGCGGGCAGCTTCCTCATCGTCTCCGAGAGCGGCGTGGCCGCCGGCGTGCGCCGCATCGAGGCCGTCACCGGCTGGAACGCCTATGACCTGGCCGTGGCCCAGCGTGCCGAGCTGCACGACCTCTCGGCCCTGCTCAAGGCCAAGCCCGGCCAGCTGGCCGAACGCGTGCAGGCCCTGCACAGCGATGTGAAGAAGCTGCGCAAGGCTTCCGAAAAGGCGGCCGCCAGCCCGGCCACCGGCGCCGACCTGGTGCAGAAGGCCACCAAGGTCAACGGCGTGAAGCTGCTCACCGCCAAGCTGGACGGCGTGCCGGTCAAGGCCCTGCGCGACATCATGGACGACGTGCGCTCCCGCATCCCCTCCGGCGTGGCCTGCCTGGCCACGGTGGAAGGCGAGAAGGTGGGCCTGCTGCTCTACGTCTCCAAGGACCTGCACGGCCGCTTCACCGCGCCCGCCCTCATCAAGGACGTGGCCGCGCCCTGCGGCGGCTCCGGCGGCGGCCGTCCCGACCTGGCCCAGGCCGGCGGCACCAGGGCCGACGGCGTGGAGGCCGCCTTCGGCGTGCTGCGCGCCAGGATCGCCGGCTAA
- the dksA gene encoding RNA polymerase-binding protein DksA yields the protein MDQKDIEYFRKLLTSMLEEAKQKGDSTIEELTDSNEVFADPADRATAESDRAFTLRIRDRERRLIRKIQSALQRIDDGTYGICDECGEEISIPRLKARPVTRLCINCKAKQEEDEHLRGD from the coding sequence ATGGACCAGAAGGATATCGAGTATTTCCGCAAGCTCCTCACCAGCATGCTGGAGGAAGCCAAGCAGAAGGGCGACTCCACCATCGAAGAGCTCACGGACAGCAATGAAGTCTTCGCCGACCCTGCTGACCGGGCCACCGCTGAATCCGACCGTGCGTTCACCCTGCGCATCCGTGACCGCGAGCGTCGTCTGATCCGCAAGATCCAGTCCGCGTTGCAGCGCATCGACGACGGCACCTACGGTATTTGCGACGAATGCGGCGAAGAGATCTCCATCCCCCGTCTCAAGGCCCGTCCGGTCACCCGTCTGTGCATCAACTGCAAGGCCAAGCAGGAAGAGGACGAGCATCTGCGCGGCGACTAG
- a CDS encoding AraC family transcriptional regulator, whose protein sequence is MTDPIRMIRLREELLERLRCHLPGPGIHPTAIEGLNLVLREESGKAEKCFERPLVGLVVQGTKHSFMGGRDYTYGDGQSVVVAVDMPIISYVTDLSPDRPFLFIYLYLNKAMIASLVAEMRSDLPPMPEGANAVSVAGTDADILEMFNRLLGLLDKPGQISVRAPMMLRELHYLLLLSSHGPLLRQLNTSGTQNGQVVRAIDWIRDNFRAPLRVEALARQVNMSTANLHRHFKQITGLSPLQYQKQLRLYEAQRLMLVEDARVSSAALSVGYESVSQFNREYKRIFGEPPLRDMKRRRIPAG, encoded by the coding sequence ATGACAGACCCCATCCGCATGATCCGGCTGCGCGAGGAGCTCCTGGAGCGACTGCGGTGCCATTTGCCGGGGCCCGGGATCCATCCTACGGCCATCGAAGGTCTCAATCTCGTCTTGCGGGAGGAGAGCGGCAAAGCGGAGAAATGCTTTGAGCGCCCGCTGGTGGGCCTGGTGGTCCAGGGCACAAAACATTCTTTCATGGGAGGGCGTGATTACACCTATGGCGATGGTCAAAGTGTCGTGGTCGCCGTGGATATGCCCATCATCTCCTATGTGACGGACCTCTCGCCGGACAGACCTTTCCTGTTTATCTACCTCTATCTGAACAAGGCCATGATAGCATCGCTGGTGGCGGAGATGCGGTCTGATCTGCCCCCCATGCCGGAGGGGGCCAATGCCGTATCCGTGGCTGGCACCGATGCGGACATCCTGGAGATGTTCAACCGTTTGCTGGGCCTGCTGGATAAGCCTGGACAAATCAGCGTGCGCGCGCCCATGATGCTGCGGGAGCTGCACTATCTTTTGCTGCTCAGTTCCCACGGGCCGCTGCTGCGCCAGCTCAATACCTCGGGCACACAGAACGGCCAGGTCGTCCGGGCCATTGACTGGATTCGGGACAATTTTCGGGCGCCGCTGCGTGTCGAGGCATTGGCCCGGCAGGTCAACATGTCCACAGCCAACCTGCACCGCCATTTCAAGCAGATCACAGGCCTCAGCCCGTTGCAGTACCAGAAACAGCTACGTCTCTACGAGGCGCAGCGCCTGATGCTGGTGGAGGACGCGCGTGTTTCCAGCGCCGCCCTCAGTGTGGGCTACGAAAGCGTGAGCCAGTTCAACCGCGAATATAAACGCATCTTTGGTGAGCCGCCGTTACGCGACATGAAGCGCCGCCGCATACCAGCGGGATAG